The following proteins are co-located in the Mycolicibacterium goodii genome:
- a CDS encoding LysR family transcriptional regulator, producing the protein MDLRSVECFIRVAETLHFGRAATDLHLSQPALSQRIRTLERDVGATLFDRDRRGVRLTAAGQAFLAPARAMLAHGAHGIDVARRAEQGRHGRLRLGFTVVASYTRLPRAVQRFRSAFPDVTIDLLEVNSPALEEALDRGQIDVGVLHPPLGLAQLRYQELPEEPLVLALPTDHPLCGHPTIGFEDLAGEALLAAPRSVGPVLFDRLVGCFRSAGVEPDIVQEATPVTTLAGLVAAGAGIGFVTRGVAAASRPGVVFREVVGAPGIPMAIAWTAPEPAPTALRFLDVVDEVWRDPQ; encoded by the coding sequence ATGGACTTGCGTTCGGTCGAGTGCTTCATCCGCGTGGCCGAAACGCTGCATTTCGGCCGGGCGGCCACCGATTTGCACCTGAGCCAGCCGGCACTGAGCCAACGCATCCGCACGCTGGAGCGCGATGTCGGCGCGACGCTGTTCGATCGCGACCGTCGCGGTGTCCGATTGACTGCCGCCGGGCAGGCCTTCCTCGCGCCTGCCCGCGCCATGCTGGCCCACGGCGCACACGGCATCGACGTCGCCAGGCGGGCCGAACAAGGCAGGCACGGGCGTCTCCGTCTCGGCTTCACCGTCGTGGCGTCCTACACCCGCTTACCGCGGGCCGTGCAGCGGTTCCGCAGTGCCTTTCCGGACGTCACCATCGATCTGCTCGAGGTCAACTCCCCCGCACTCGAAGAGGCGCTCGACCGCGGCCAGATCGACGTCGGCGTGCTGCATCCTCCGTTGGGGTTGGCGCAGTTGCGGTATCAGGAACTTCCCGAAGAACCACTCGTGCTGGCGTTGCCGACCGACCATCCACTGTGCGGGCACCCGACGATCGGTTTCGAAGATCTGGCCGGTGAGGCGTTGTTGGCCGCGCCGCGAAGCGTCGGTCCGGTGCTGTTCGACAGACTCGTCGGCTGCTTCCGCAGCGCCGGGGTGGAACCCGACATCGTGCAGGAAGCCACCCCAGTGACGACGCTCGCCGGCCTCGTCGCCGCGGGCGCAGGCATCGGCTTCGTCACTCGCGGCGTGGCGGCGGCCAGTCGGCCGGGCGTCGTGTTCCGCGAAGTGGTTGGGGCGCCCGGGATTCCGATGGCGATCGCCTGGACCGCTCCGGAGCCTGCGCCGACGGCCCTGCGGTTTCTCGACGTCGTCGACGAGGTGTGGCGAGACCCTCAGTAA
- the nusB gene encoding transcription antitermination factor NusB, translating into MPDRRGDRGRHQARKRAVDLLFEAEARGLTPEAVADSRAALAEDQDDVAPLNPYTVSVARGVTEHAAHIDDLISAHLQGWTLERLPAVDRAILRVAVWELLHAEDVPEPVAVDEAVELAKELSTDESPGFVNGVLGQVMLVTPQIRAASQAVRGAGTPES; encoded by the coding sequence ATGCCTGACCGTCGTGGTGACCGGGGCCGTCACCAGGCCCGCAAACGCGCTGTCGACCTGCTGTTCGAGGCGGAGGCGCGCGGCCTGACACCCGAGGCGGTTGCCGATTCGCGAGCCGCGCTCGCCGAGGATCAGGACGACGTCGCCCCGCTCAACCCGTACACCGTGTCGGTGGCCCGCGGGGTCACCGAACACGCCGCCCACATCGACGACCTGATCTCGGCCCACCTGCAGGGCTGGACGCTGGAGCGCCTGCCCGCCGTGGACCGGGCGATCCTGCGCGTCGCGGTGTGGGAGTTGCTGCACGCCGAGGACGTACCCGAACCGGTCGCCGTGGACGAAGCGGTCGAGTTGGCCAAGGAGCTCTCCACCGATGAGTCGCCCGGGTTCGTCAACGGGGTGCTCGGACAGGTGATGCTCGTGACGCCCCAGATCAGGGCGGCGTCGCAGGCCGTGCGGGGCGCGGGAACACCGGAAAGCTGA
- the efp gene encoding elongation factor P — MASTADFKNGLVLQIDGQLWQIVEFQHVKPGKGPAFVRTKLKNVVSGKVVDKTYNAGVKVETATVDRRDATYLYRDGSDFVFMDSEDFEQHPLPESLVGRLADFLLESMPVQIAFHDGTPLYLELPVSVELEVTHTEPGLQGDRSSAGTKPATVETGAEIQVPLFINTGDRLKVDTRDGSYLGRVNA, encoded by the coding sequence ATGGCATCGACTGCCGACTTCAAGAACGGACTCGTCCTCCAGATCGACGGGCAACTGTGGCAGATCGTCGAATTTCAGCACGTCAAGCCGGGTAAGGGCCCTGCGTTCGTGCGGACGAAGCTCAAGAATGTGGTGTCCGGCAAGGTGGTCGACAAGACCTACAACGCCGGTGTGAAGGTCGAAACCGCGACCGTGGACCGCCGCGACGCCACCTATCTGTACCGCGACGGCAGCGATTTCGTGTTCATGGACTCCGAGGACTTCGAGCAGCATCCGCTGCCCGAGTCGCTGGTCGGCCGGCTCGCCGACTTCCTGCTGGAGAGCATGCCGGTGCAGATCGCGTTCCACGACGGCACCCCGCTGTACCTCGAACTGCCGGTGTCGGTCGAGCTCGAGGTCACCCACACCGAGCCGGGCCTGCAGGGCGACCGGTCCAGCGCGGGCACCAAGCCGGCCACCGTGGAGACCGGTGCCGAGATCCAGGTGCCGCTGTTCATCAACACCGGCGACCGGCTCAAGGTCGACACCCGCGACGGCAGCTACCTGGGCCGGGTGAATGCCTGA
- a CDS encoding M24 family metallopeptidase produces MTISQRRERLRQRLAAADLDAMLVTDLVNVRYLSGFTGSNAALLIRVGDATPVLATDGRYRTQAAQQAPDAEVAIERACGPHLVARGAAEGVRRLGFESHVVTVEAHRALTEAAGENLELVRAAGTVEALREVKDAGEIAMLRLACEAADAALTDLLRRGGLRPGRTEIQVRRDLESLMLDHGADGPSFETIVATGANSAIPHHRPTDAVLQAGDFVKIDFGALVSGYHSDMTRTFILGRAEQWQLDLYELVATSQAAGCDAVAPGVELKAVDAAARQVIVDAGYGEYFNHGLGHGVGLQIHEAPGVNSVAAGTLLAGSAVTVEPGVYLPGRGGVRIEDTLVVPGGASAEGVVDGFAHNISDAAPELLTRFPKELAIV; encoded by the coding sequence GTGACTATTTCCCAGCGCAGGGAGCGGCTACGGCAGCGCCTGGCCGCCGCGGATCTCGACGCCATGCTCGTGACCGACCTGGTCAACGTGCGTTACCTGTCCGGATTCACCGGATCCAATGCGGCACTGCTGATCCGTGTCGGCGACGCCACACCGGTTCTGGCCACCGACGGGCGTTATCGCACCCAGGCTGCGCAGCAGGCCCCGGACGCCGAGGTGGCCATCGAGCGGGCCTGCGGCCCGCACCTGGTGGCCCGCGGGGCCGCCGAGGGGGTGCGTCGTCTCGGCTTCGAGAGCCATGTGGTGACCGTGGAAGCCCACCGGGCATTGACCGAGGCCGCCGGCGAGAACCTGGAACTGGTCCGGGCCGCGGGCACCGTCGAGGCGCTGCGGGAGGTCAAGGACGCCGGCGAGATCGCGATGCTGCGGCTGGCCTGTGAGGCCGCCGACGCCGCGCTGACCGATCTGCTGCGACGCGGCGGGCTGCGGCCCGGGCGCACCGAGATCCAGGTGCGACGCGACCTGGAATCGCTCATGCTCGACCACGGCGCCGACGGCCCGTCCTTCGAGACCATCGTGGCCACCGGCGCGAACTCGGCGATACCGCACCACCGGCCCACCGACGCGGTCCTGCAGGCCGGTGACTTCGTCAAGATCGACTTCGGCGCACTGGTGTCGGGTTATCACTCCGACATGACCCGCACGTTCATCCTGGGCCGGGCCGAGCAGTGGCAACTCGACCTGTACGAACTGGTGGCGACCTCCCAGGCGGCGGGCTGCGACGCGGTGGCGCCCGGTGTCGAACTCAAGGCGGTCGACGCGGCCGCGCGCCAGGTGATCGTCGACGCCGGGTACGGTGAGTACTTCAACCACGGCCTGGGCCACGGCGTCGGACTGCAGATCCATGAAGCGCCGGGAGTCAACTCCGTCGCCGCCGGTACACTGCTTGCTGGCTCTGCGGTGACCGTGGAGCCTGGTGTGTACCTGCCGGGCCGCGGCGGTGTCCGGATCGAGGACACACTGGTGGTGCCCGGCGGTGCAAGCGCCGAGGGTGTCGTGGACGGATTCGCGCACAACATCAGCGACGCCGCACCTGAACTGCTTACCCGGTTCCCCAAGGAACTGGCCATCGTGTGA
- a CDS encoding B-4DMT family transporter, translated as MSKWLLRGVVFATAMVIVRLLQGALVNASPGNAIWFSTGLLVLYSIGVAVWGLVDGRGDARSNPDPDRRADLAMTWLVAGLAAGILSGAVSWFIGLFYKSIYTEALLNEVTTFAAFTALLTFLVAVAGVTIGRWTVDRKAPPVTRTRHGLAAEENTDTDVFAAVTANGAQEHTGQTTDTTPTTEYPDRPQPS; from the coding sequence ATGAGCAAGTGGTTACTGCGCGGAGTGGTGTTCGCAACGGCGATGGTCATCGTGCGCCTGCTACAGGGAGCACTGGTCAACGCCTCGCCGGGCAACGCCATCTGGTTCAGCACCGGGCTGCTGGTCCTGTACTCGATCGGCGTTGCGGTATGGGGGCTCGTCGACGGGCGCGGCGACGCGCGCAGCAACCCCGACCCGGATCGCCGTGCCGACCTTGCGATGACCTGGCTGGTGGCCGGTCTGGCCGCGGGCATCCTCAGCGGCGCGGTGTCGTGGTTCATCGGGCTGTTCTACAAGAGCATCTACACCGAGGCCCTGCTCAACGAGGTCACCACGTTCGCCGCGTTCACCGCGCTGCTGACCTTCCTGGTGGCCGTCGCGGGTGTGACGATCGGCCGCTGGACGGTCGACCGCAAGGCGCCGCCGGTCACCCGCACCCGCCACGGACTGGCCGCCGAGGAGAACACCGACACCGACGTGTTCGCCGCGGTGACCGCCAACGGTGCGCAGGAGCATACCGGGCAGACCACCGACACCACGCCGACCACCGAGTACCCGGACCGGCCGCAGCCGAGCTGA
- the aroB gene encoding 3-dehydroquinate synthase: protein MTEPVIVEVKVDRPYPVLIGTGLLDDLGRTLEGRHKVAVLHQPVLTQTAEVIRTHLADKGIDAHRIELPDAEAGKELPVVGFIWEVLGRIGIGRKDALVSLGGGAATDVAGFAAATWLRGVDIVHVPTTLLGMVDAAVGGKTGINTDAGKNLVGAFHQPAAVLVDLATLETLPRNEIVAGMAEIVKAGFIADPVILDLIEADPEAAIDPTGAVLPELIRRAIAVKADVVAADEKESALREILNYGHTLAHAIERRERYKWRHGAAVSVGLVFAAELGRLAGRLDDETADRHRSVLTALGLPVSYDGDALPQLLEYMAGDKKNRSGVLRFVVLDGLAKPGRLEGPDPALLAAAYAEVARD, encoded by the coding sequence ATGACTGAGCCGGTAATCGTCGAGGTGAAGGTCGACCGGCCGTACCCGGTGCTCATCGGGACCGGTTTGCTGGACGATCTGGGCCGCACGCTCGAAGGACGGCACAAGGTCGCGGTGCTGCACCAGCCGGTGCTCACCCAGACCGCCGAGGTGATCCGAACGCATCTGGCCGACAAGGGAATCGACGCGCACCGCATCGAACTCCCGGACGCCGAGGCGGGTAAGGAACTGCCCGTCGTCGGCTTCATCTGGGAAGTGTTGGGCCGCATCGGGATCGGGCGCAAGGACGCGCTGGTGAGCCTGGGCGGGGGAGCCGCCACCGACGTCGCCGGTTTCGCGGCCGCGACGTGGCTGCGCGGTGTCGACATCGTGCACGTCCCCACCACGCTGCTGGGCATGGTCGACGCGGCCGTCGGCGGCAAGACCGGCATCAACACCGACGCGGGCAAGAACCTGGTGGGCGCGTTCCACCAGCCCGCCGCCGTCCTGGTCGACCTCGCGACGCTGGAAACGTTGCCGCGCAACGAGATCGTCGCCGGCATGGCCGAGATCGTCAAGGCCGGTTTCATCGCCGACCCGGTGATCCTCGACCTGATCGAGGCCGATCCGGAGGCCGCGATCGACCCGACGGGTGCGGTGCTGCCGGAACTGATCCGGCGGGCGATCGCGGTCAAGGCCGACGTGGTGGCCGCCGACGAGAAAGAGTCGGCGCTGCGCGAGATCCTCAACTACGGGCACACCCTGGCGCACGCCATCGAACGGCGCGAGCGCTACAAGTGGCGCCACGGCGCCGCGGTGTCGGTGGGCCTGGTGTTCGCCGCCGAACTCGGGCGCCTCGCCGGGCGCCTCGACGACGAGACCGCCGACCGGCACCGGTCGGTGCTGACCGCGCTTGGCCTGCCGGTCAGCTACGACGGGGATGCGCTGCCCCAGCTGCTGGAGTACATGGCAGGCGACAAGAAGAACCGCTCCGGGGTCCTGCGGTTCGTCGTGCTCGACGGTCTCGCGAAACCGGGTCGCCTGGAAGGTCCCGATCCGGCACTGTTGGCGGCGGCCTACGCAGAAGTGGCGCGGGACTGA
- a CDS encoding shikimate kinase, producing MAPRAVLVGLPGSGKSTIGRRLAKALDVSMLDTDAVIEETTGRTIADIFATDGEKEFRRIEEDVIRTALQTHDGVLSLGGGAVTTPGVREALAGHTVVYLEISAAEGVRRTGGSTVRPLLAGGDRAEKYRRLMAERVPLYRKVATIRVNTNRRNPGAVVRTIVARMENPQRAKPVTAAGAVRAGRPRRRRRPPWRRSSAAKDGAAEPAADKQADTRPGGDPGARAATKTTVDKATPTPAALAARNVERHND from the coding sequence ATGGCGCCGCGGGCGGTACTGGTCGGCCTGCCCGGTTCGGGCAAGTCGACGATCGGCCGCCGCCTCGCCAAGGCGCTCGACGTGTCGATGCTCGACACCGACGCGGTGATCGAGGAGACCACCGGCCGCACGATCGCCGACATCTTCGCGACCGACGGCGAGAAGGAGTTCCGCCGGATCGAAGAGGACGTCATCCGCACGGCGCTGCAGACCCATGACGGCGTGCTCTCGCTGGGCGGCGGCGCCGTGACGACCCCGGGGGTGCGGGAGGCACTCGCCGGGCACACCGTGGTGTATCTGGAGATCAGCGCCGCCGAGGGGGTGCGCCGCACCGGCGGCAGCACGGTCCGGCCGCTGTTGGCGGGCGGGGACCGCGCCGAGAAGTACCGCAGGCTGATGGCGGAGCGGGTTCCGTTGTACCGCAAGGTCGCCACGATCCGCGTCAACACCAACCGGCGCAATCCCGGCGCCGTGGTCCGCACGATCGTCGCGCGGATGGAGAATCCGCAGCGGGCCAAGCCCGTCACCGCGGCCGGCGCCGTCAGGGCCGGCAGACCGCGGCGCAGGCGGCGTCCCCCGTGGCGGCGCTCGAGCGCGGCCAAGGACGGTGCCGCCGAGCCTGCCGCCGACAAGCAGGCCGACACGCGCCCCGGAGGCGATCCGGGCGCACGGGCAGCGACCAAGACCACAGTTGACAAGGCGACACCCACCCCTGCGGCCCTGGCCGCCCGTAATGTGGAGCGACACAATGACTGA
- the aroC gene encoding chorismate synthase, with translation MLRWTTAGESHGRALVAMLEGMVAGVPITSEEIGAQLKRRRLGYGRGARMKFEQDQITMLAGVRHGRTLGGPIAIEIGNTEWPKWETVMSPDPVDPAELDVARNAPLTRPRPGHADYAGMLKYGFDDARPVLERASARETAARVAAGTVARAFLRAALGVEVVSHVISIGASKPYDGPAPQFSDLAAIDDSPVRAFDKASEELMIAEIEAAKRDGDTLGGVVEVVADGLPVGLGSFTSGENRLDSQLAAAVMSIQAIKGVEIGDGFETARRRGSVAHDEMYPGPGGVLRSTNRAGGLEGGMTNGQPLRVRAAMKPISTVPRALATVDMASGEEAVAIHQRSDVCAVPAAGVVVETMVALVLARAALEKFGGDSLAETRANIDAYLRAVAEREPAARASS, from the coding sequence GTGTTGCGTTGGACCACAGCTGGTGAATCCCACGGCCGCGCCCTGGTGGCCATGCTCGAAGGGATGGTGGCCGGCGTGCCCATCACTTCCGAGGAGATCGGGGCGCAGCTCAAGCGGCGCCGCCTCGGCTACGGCCGCGGCGCCCGGATGAAGTTCGAGCAGGATCAAATCACCATGCTGGCCGGGGTCCGGCACGGTCGCACGCTGGGCGGCCCGATCGCGATCGAGATCGGCAACACCGAGTGGCCGAAGTGGGAGACCGTGATGTCCCCGGACCCGGTCGACCCGGCCGAGTTGGACGTCGCGCGCAACGCGCCGCTGACCCGTCCGCGCCCCGGGCACGCCGACTACGCAGGCATGCTCAAGTACGGCTTCGACGATGCGCGACCGGTGCTCGAACGCGCCAGCGCCCGCGAGACCGCCGCGCGCGTCGCCGCGGGCACCGTGGCGCGCGCGTTCCTGCGGGCGGCGCTCGGCGTCGAGGTGGTTTCGCACGTCATCTCGATCGGCGCGTCGAAACCCTATGACGGTCCGGCGCCGCAGTTCTCGGATCTCGCCGCCATCGACGACAGCCCGGTGCGCGCGTTCGACAAGGCGTCGGAGGAACTCATGATCGCCGAGATCGAGGCCGCCAAGCGTGACGGCGACACCCTCGGCGGGGTCGTCGAGGTCGTCGCCGACGGCCTGCCGGTGGGGCTCGGCTCGTTCACCAGTGGCGAGAACCGGCTCGACAGCCAGTTGGCCGCGGCCGTGATGAGCATCCAGGCGATCAAGGGCGTGGAGATCGGCGACGGTTTCGAGACCGCGCGCCGCCGCGGCAGCGTCGCCCACGACGAGATGTACCCCGGTCCCGGCGGTGTGCTGCGCTCGACCAACCGCGCCGGCGGCCTCGAGGGCGGGATGACCAACGGCCAGCCGCTGCGGGTGCGTGCCGCGATGAAACCGATCTCGACGGTGCCGCGCGCACTGGCCACCGTCGACATGGCCAGCGGCGAGGAGGCCGTCGCGATCCATCAGCGGTCGGACGTGTGTGCCGTGCCCGCCGCCGGTGTGGTCGTCGAGACCATGGTGGCGCTGGTGCTGGCGCGTGCCGCGCTGGAGAAGTTCGGTGGGGATTCGCTGGCCGAGACCAGGGCCAACATCGATGCCTACCTGCGTGCCGTCGCCGAACGCGAACCGGCGGCGCGGGCTTCGAGCTGA
- a CDS encoding A24 family peptidase: MVLPLGDFPADSGVAGYGAAVLVAAWLITLSGYDLRHRRLPNWLTLPGAVLVLIGATAAGRGPAALAGAAALSAVYLAAHLLSPRSLGGGDVKLAVGLGALTGMFGPDVWWLAALGAPLLTGAVALGAAVRGATTVPHGPSMCVASAAAVGLVLL; the protein is encoded by the coding sequence ATGGTCCTGCCGCTCGGCGATTTTCCCGCCGATTCCGGCGTCGCGGGGTACGGCGCAGCGGTGCTGGTGGCCGCCTGGCTGATCACCCTGTCCGGATACGACCTGCGGCATCGCCGCCTGCCGAACTGGCTCACGCTGCCCGGCGCGGTGCTCGTCCTCATCGGCGCCACCGCCGCGGGCCGCGGGCCCGCCGCACTGGCAGGCGCGGCGGCCCTGAGCGCGGTGTACCTCGCCGCGCATCTGCTCTCGCCGCGTTCGCTGGGCGGCGGCGACGTCAAACTCGCGGTCGGGCTGGGCGCATTGACCGGCATGTTCGGCCCCGACGTGTGGTGGCTCGCGGCGCTGGGGGCGCCGCTGCTCACCGGGGCCGTGGCGCTCGGCGCCGCGGTCCGCGGGGCGACGACGGTTCCGCACGGCCCGTCGATGTGCGTGGCCTCGGCCGCGGCGGTCGGGCTGGTGCTGCTGTGA
- a CDS encoding endolytic transglycosylase MltG, which produces MAEDWGAERARPVAVGPPRRGMSRAERARKARNDRKRRLTRALSLALLIVVAVGAVFLGSKLWHSMSGSTNDYAGDGVADVVIQVHDGDSTTAIGETLVENKVIATVKSFVEAAQGNDAISAIQPGFYKVRTEIPAANAVERLADPQNRVGKLTIPEGRQLDDIADVKTNAVTDGIFSLISQASCVELDGEKRCVPVEDLRAAAGSVPPAALSVPPWATQPVAAMGADHRRLEGLIAPGTWNIDPDASAQDILANLIAASAAVYTSSGLLDTAAAMKMSPYEILTVASLVQRESKPQDFSKVARVIYNRLAEHRKLEFDSTVNYSLDRQEVATTDADRAQVTPWNTYASEGLPRTPICSPGTDALGSAEHPEPGDWLYFVTIDMQGTTLFTRDYEQHLANIEIAQHNGVLDSAR; this is translated from the coding sequence ATGGCTGAGGACTGGGGTGCCGAGCGGGCGCGGCCGGTCGCGGTGGGACCACCACGTCGCGGGATGAGCCGGGCCGAGCGGGCGCGCAAGGCCCGCAACGACCGCAAGCGCCGGCTGACGCGGGCCCTGTCGCTGGCGCTGCTGATCGTGGTGGCCGTCGGTGCGGTCTTCCTCGGATCCAAACTGTGGCACAGCATGTCGGGCAGCACCAACGACTACGCCGGCGACGGTGTGGCCGACGTGGTGATCCAGGTGCACGACGGCGACTCCACCACCGCGATCGGCGAGACGCTGGTGGAGAACAAGGTGATCGCGACCGTCAAGTCGTTCGTCGAGGCCGCGCAGGGCAACGATGCCATCTCGGCGATCCAGCCCGGCTTCTACAAGGTGCGCACCGAGATTCCCGCGGCGAATGCCGTTGAGCGGCTTGCGGATCCGCAGAACCGGGTCGGCAAACTGACCATCCCCGAGGGGCGGCAGCTCGACGACATCGCCGACGTGAAGACCAACGCCGTCACCGACGGGATCTTCAGCCTGATCTCACAGGCGTCGTGCGTGGAACTCGACGGCGAGAAGCGTTGCGTACCCGTGGAGGACCTGCGCGCGGCGGCCGGTTCGGTACCCCCCGCGGCGCTGTCGGTGCCGCCATGGGCGACGCAGCCGGTGGCCGCCATGGGTGCCGACCACCGGCGCCTGGAAGGGCTGATCGCCCCTGGCACCTGGAACATCGACCCCGACGCCTCGGCGCAGGACATCCTGGCCAACCTGATCGCGGCCAGTGCCGCGGTGTACACCAGCAGCGGTCTGCTCGACACGGCCGCCGCGATGAAGATGTCGCCCTACGAGATCCTCACGGTCGCCTCCCTGGTGCAGCGGGAATCGAAACCGCAGGACTTCTCGAAGGTCGCGCGGGTGATCTACAACCGCCTGGCCGAGCACCGCAAACTCGAATTCGACTCGACGGTGAACTACTCGCTGGACCGCCAGGAGGTCGCCACCACCGACGCCGACCGCGCGCAGGTGACCCCGTGGAATACCTACGCCTCCGAGGGGCTGCCGCGCACACCGATCTGCTCACCGGGTACCGACGCGCTGGGCTCCGCCGAGCATCCCGAGCCGGGGGACTGGCTGTACTTCGTCACCATCGACATGCAGGGCACCACGCTGTTCACCCGTGACTACGAGCAGCACCTGGCCAACATCGAGATCGCACAACACAACGGTGTCCTCGACAGTGCCAGGTGA
- the ruvX gene encoding Holliday junction resolvase RuvX, with protein sequence MGTDDRLPDRPGADDPGRGRRIGIDVGTVRIGVACSDPDGILATPVETVARDKRDRTGKHMRRLTALVEEYQAVEVIVGLPRTLGDRASASAHDAVDVAEQLARRIAPTPVRLADERLTTVSAQRSLREAGVRARGQKAVIDQVAAVGILQGWLDQRRAALAARREGTDG encoded by the coding sequence ATGGGCACCGACGACAGGCTGCCTGACCGTCCCGGAGCGGACGATCCAGGCCGCGGTCGACGGATCGGCATCGATGTCGGCACCGTCCGCATCGGCGTCGCGTGCAGCGATCCCGACGGCATCCTGGCCACCCCGGTGGAAACCGTCGCCCGGGACAAACGCGACAGGACCGGCAAGCACATGCGCCGGCTCACGGCGCTGGTGGAGGAGTACCAGGCGGTCGAGGTGATCGTCGGTCTGCCACGGACACTCGGCGATCGGGCGAGCGCGTCGGCCCACGACGCCGTCGACGTGGCCGAGCAACTCGCGCGGCGGATCGCACCGACACCGGTGCGGCTGGCCGACGAGCGGCTCACTACTGTGTCAGCGCAACGGTCGTTGCGCGAAGCGGGAGTACGGGCAAGAGGACAGAAAGCCGTGATCGACCAGGTAGCCGCGGTGGGAATCCTGCAGGGCTGGCTCGATCAGCGGCGCGCGGCACTGGCCGCACGCAGAGAGGGCACGGATGGCTGA